The sequence below is a genomic window from Arthrobacter sp. U41.
GCCCGCTACGGCATCAGGGTGGTCCCGTCCGTCGGCTTCGACACCGCCGAACAGGCCGTCGCTGCGGCGGAACGGCTCGGCTGGCCGGTGGCGCTGAAGACGACCGATCCCGCGCTGCGGCACCGCCTGGACCTCGGCGGGGTGCGCCTGGACATCCAGGATGCAGACTCCCTGCGGCGGAATGTCCTGGAAATGCGCAAGTCGCTGGAACGCTACGGTTCGCCATCCCTTGAGGTCCAGTCAATGGCACCGGTGGGCCAGGCCTGCACCTTCCGTGCCATCGAGGACCCCCTGCTGGGTCCGGTGATTTCCTTCGGCCTCGCCGGTGACGCGGTCAACCTGCTGGACGACTGGGCCCACCGGGTGCCCCCACTCTCGAGCTCGGACCTGCACGACTTCATCCGGGCGCCCCGGGCCTCGCGGAAACTTTTCGGCTACCAGGGGTTGCCGCCCGTGGATGCCCGGGCCCTGGAGGACCTGGCCGCCCGGCTGACCCGGCTCAAGGACAACCATCCGGAAATCGCCCTTGTCGACTTCAACCCCGTGCTCGCCGGGCCGGAGGGGGCGTCCATCCTGGCGGCCGACGTCCGGATCGCCAACGCCGCCCAGCGCACAGACAGTGCCCGCCGCGCCATGCGCAGCTGACGCGGCGGGGGAGCGGCGGGGGCACCTCCGGGCCGGCAACGGTTAGCATGTCCCGGGCCGATCTGTGAAAATGGAGACCATGAGCTTTCAGCCTCCGACACCCGAGCCCCAGGCGACCTTCACCGGACGCCCGGGCGCGCACCATCACGGCCTGCATGACCACAGCGCGAAGGGTCAGAGCCTGGAAGGTTCCCTCCAGCAGGCCGGCTTCTACCCACGGCTGGTGGCCGACGTCGTCGCCGATGCCCTCGACGGGCGCGACTGCGTGGCCCACCTGGTGCACCTTGAGACGCACTTTGACCGCGCCGAGGTCCGCCGCCACATCACTGTGCTGGTACTCACCGAGGACATGCTCGTCATCACGCACGTGGATGACCAGCAGCTCGACGAGGCCGGGGAGCAGACCGTCGCGCAGGTCTCCACCGAATCCGTCCCGGTCACTCAAATCCGCTCCGTGGTCCTCAGCTACGTGTATGCGCAGCCCCAGGAATACAAGTCATCGGATCCGGTCCGCGAGCTGACCCTGTCCATCGCCTGGTCCGGCGGCCAGCGCCTGGACATGGGGCCGGCCAGCTGCGGGGACCCGCAGTGCGAAGCGGACCATGGCTACAGCGGCACCATCGCGCAGGAGGACATTGTCATCCGGATCAGCGCCGAAGCCGACGGGCTGCAGGCCGTCCAGGACGCCAAGCTTTTTGCCCGTGCCCTCCGCGCGGTGAACACCGGATCCTCCGCCCCGGTGCCGCATGCCGGCCCCGGGCTCCCGCCGCGCCCGCGGATGGGTGTTTTCGGAAGCCGCGCCAGCCGCGGCCACCAGCGCTGAGATGACACCGGTCCGCGTGCCCGAAGCCCTGTCCGCCGCCCCCGCCATCGCGCAGAGCCTGCCGGCGGCACCGGCCTTCGGCGACCGTTCCATCGCCGAGGTGCTCACGAGCGCCGCGGCCAGCCTGGGGGTGCCGGGCTTTGAGGACCGGCTGAATCTCCCGGCGGCGAAGCGCATCTGCGTCGTCCTCGCCGACGGGCTGGGCCGCAACCTGCTGAAGCAGAAGTCGGCGCACACACCGTTCCTGCGTTCCGTGATGCAGTCCGGGCAGGGGCGGGTGCCGGTCTCGCTGGACTCGGCTTTTCCCTCCACGACCGCGGCGTCGCTGGCGAGCTTCGGCACCGGACTCCCGGCCGGGCAGCACGGCATGGTGGGCTACGACGTGCTGGACCCCGACCAGGACCGGGTGGTCAACATGCTCGGCGGCTGGGACGCGGGTGTCGATCCGCAGCAGTGGCAGCCGTTCCCCACCGTGTTCGAACGGGCAGCGGAACACGTGGACGTCACCACGGTCAGCCTCCCGCAGTTCAGCGACTCCGCCATGACCCGGGCCGCGCTCCGCGGCGGTCGCTACGTCACGGCCACCACCTCACACGCCAGGACCGGGGCCGCCGCCGAGGCGATGGCCGGTGCGGGACGTTCCCTGATGTACTTCTACGTCAACGAACTCGACAAGGCCGGCCACCGCCACGGCTGCCAGTCACCGGAGTGGGAGCACCAGCTCGAGGAACTCGACGCCACCGTGAAACGGCTCAGCGCCACCCTTCCGACGGGCACCACCATCCTGCTCACCGCGGACCACGGCATGCTCGACGTGCCGGAGCCCCAGCGGATCGACTATTCCTCCGACCCCGCCCTCGTGGCCGGGGTCCGCCACACCGCCGGCGAGCCGCGAATGGTCCACCTCTACCTTGAGGAGTCCGAGGGCGACGCCGGCCGCGCGCGGCTGCTGGATGCCTGGCGGGCCCGCTTCGGCGACCGGATCTGGGCGTTCACCCGGGCCGAAGCCATCGCCGCGGGGCTCTTCGGTCCGGTACGGGCTGAGGTCAGCCCGCGGATCGGCGACGTGATGATCGCTGCCAGGGACGCCCTGGCCCTCTATGACACCCGCCGTGTCCGGCCGACGGCACTTGAAGTCGTGGGCCAGCACGGTTCACTGACGAAGGCCGAACGCGAAGTTCCGCTGTTGTGTTTCCAGGCCGACGGAAAAAGGGCCCCCCGCGCCTGACTGCGCGTGAGGGCCCTGAAGCCTGCGGTTTCGCTAGTCCCCGCGGGCTCCGAAGACGATGTCATCCCAGCTCGGAATGCTGGAACGCTTCGGCTTGGCCGGCTGGCGTTCCGGCTGGTCCGCGTCGCGGTCATTCGGGGCGCTGCCGGGAGACTCACGCTGCTGGCGCCGCGAGGTTCCACCGCCCAGGAGCTCGTCCAGCCCCGGGCTGGAGGCGGGGCGCTGCTGGCCGGCCGGCCGCAACGGTGACGCCACGATGGTGATCTCCCGGGTGTCGGTGCTGACACCGTCATGCAGTTTCAGCG
It includes:
- a CDS encoding DUF5998 family protein: MSFQPPTPEPQATFTGRPGAHHHGLHDHSAKGQSLEGSLQQAGFYPRLVADVVADALDGRDCVAHLVHLETHFDRAEVRRHITVLVLTEDMLVITHVDDQQLDEAGEQTVAQVSTESVPVTQIRSVVLSYVYAQPQEYKSSDPVRELTLSIAWSGGQRLDMGPASCGDPQCEADHGYSGTIAQEDIVIRISAEADGLQAVQDAKLFARALRAVNTGSSAPVPHAGPGLPPRPRMGVFGSRASRGHQR
- a CDS encoding alkaline phosphatase family protein, whose product is MTPVRVPEALSAAPAIAQSLPAAPAFGDRSIAEVLTSAAASLGVPGFEDRLNLPAAKRICVVLADGLGRNLLKQKSAHTPFLRSVMQSGQGRVPVSLDSAFPSTTAASLASFGTGLPAGQHGMVGYDVLDPDQDRVVNMLGGWDAGVDPQQWQPFPTVFERAAEHVDVTTVSLPQFSDSAMTRAALRGGRYVTATTSHARTGAAAEAMAGAGRSLMYFYVNELDKAGHRHGCQSPEWEHQLEELDATVKRLSATLPTGTTILLTADHGMLDVPEPQRIDYSSDPALVAGVRHTAGEPRMVHLYLEESEGDAGRARLLDAWRARFGDRIWAFTRAEAIAAGLFGPVRAEVSPRIGDVMIAARDALALYDTRRVRPTALEVVGQHGSLTKAEREVPLLCFQADGKRAPRA